A section of the Methanosarcina mazei S-6 genome encodes:
- a CDS encoding helix-turn-helix transcriptional regulator, giving the protein MESSLLDVLFLSEKRKNLLLLLLDGPKTIEEIKSTLDVRSSPIMTQIKILMKQDLIVENNRLYKLSSIGEILVPKMKAILETFNVFDKNHNYWVNQDMTSIPPEFLDDIGKLGNYIEVNPDRNHVFEYPKEVVKNLSESEKVMISSSFFLPIYPSLCIELAAKGTDITLVFTEYVYDRMLNDYKKELEHFLNLKYTKLYVCNNNNMKIASSIVTEKFMALSLFCNSGIYYNHNLVSFDESALKWGKELFDHYKSMARPITRV; this is encoded by the coding sequence ATGGAATCATCATTACTGGATGTTCTCTTTCTTTCAGAAAAAAGGAAAAACCTGCTTCTGCTTCTTCTGGACGGACCCAAAACTATCGAGGAGATTAAAAGCACACTTGATGTACGTTCAAGCCCGATTATGACCCAGATAAAGATCCTGATGAAGCAGGACTTAATTGTTGAAAATAACAGGCTATATAAGCTTTCAAGTATCGGAGAGATTCTGGTTCCCAAGATGAAAGCTATTCTTGAAACATTTAATGTATTTGATAAAAACCACAACTACTGGGTAAACCAGGACATGACGTCAATTCCTCCCGAGTTTCTGGATGACATCGGAAAGCTTGGAAATTATATAGAAGTGAATCCTGACCGAAACCATGTTTTTGAGTATCCGAAAGAAGTGGTTAAAAACCTATCCGAATCAGAGAAGGTAATGATATCCTCATCATTTTTCCTTCCAATCTACCCTTCTCTCTGTATAGAGCTTGCTGCAAAAGGTACGGACATTACGCTTGTATTTACGGAATATGTCTATGACAGGATGCTTAACGACTACAAAAAAGAACTTGAGCATTTCCTGAACCTGAAGTATACAAAGCTGTATGTGTGCAATAACAATAATATGAAAATTGCATCAAGCATAGTTACGGAGAAGTTTATGGCACTGTCCCTCTTTTGCAACAGCGGGATCTATTACAATCATAACCTGGTAAGTTTTGATGAAAGTGCACTTAAATGGGGAAAAGAACTTTTTGACCACTATAAGAGTATGGCAAGGCCGATTACCAGGGTCTGA
- a CDS encoding ABC transporter ATP-binding protein — translation MLKIEDLTVEVNGKILLHDVNLEVEKGYTNVLFGPNGAGKSALMRTIMGFSEYKVLKGRILFNGEDITHLPVDERARRGLGIMMQRPPDMTGIKLGDLVKVTSKGKKDPEALAENLDMKRFLDRDVNVGFSGGEIKRSELLQLAAQNPTLYLLDEPESGVDLVSIEQVGMTIKELLAEGLECPGERCTKGKSALIITHTGQVLDYVQADRGYILCNGTVMCSGNPMKMLEEIKNKGYQECITCRLNR, via the coding sequence ATGCTAAAAATAGAAGACCTGACTGTAGAGGTCAACGGAAAAATCTTACTCCATGATGTGAACCTCGAGGTTGAGAAAGGGTACACAAATGTACTTTTCGGACCAAACGGAGCCGGGAAGTCTGCCCTCATGAGGACGATTATGGGTTTCAGCGAGTACAAGGTTTTGAAAGGCAGGATACTGTTCAATGGAGAGGACATTACTCACCTTCCAGTGGATGAAAGAGCCCGCCGCGGGCTTGGTATTATGATGCAGCGTCCGCCCGATATGACAGGGATTAAACTCGGGGACCTTGTAAAAGTAACATCAAAAGGAAAGAAAGACCCTGAAGCACTTGCAGAAAACCTTGATATGAAGCGTTTTCTCGACAGGGATGTGAACGTTGGTTTTTCAGGAGGGGAGATTAAACGCTCCGAACTTCTCCAGCTTGCAGCCCAGAACCCGACGCTCTATCTTCTGGACGAGCCCGAATCCGGAGTGGATCTCGTGAGTATCGAGCAGGTAGGGATGACAATAAAAGAACTGCTTGCCGAAGGGTTGGAATGCCCAGGAGAGAGATGCACGAAAGGTAAATCGGCTCTTATTATTACACACACAGGCCAGGTTCTGGACTATGTGCAGGCAGACCGGGGATATATCCTCTGCAACGGCACGGTTATGTGTTCGGGGAATCCTATGAAAATGCTTGAAGAGATTAAAAACAAAGGGTACCAGGAGTGTATAACATGCAGACTGAACAGGTGA
- a CDS encoding cupredoxin domain-containing protein, protein MKGKILVLLLVFVFLFASGCAGEDSEAASEESDLEASAEPQDDVQQENVSSGSAKDHVVRLEYYKVIRPSELDVQTGDTVSWWSGKRQGTYILVSEEGLFEDQELAYSVPYSYTFNKPGSYLFTVKDVPEMNVTIRVN, encoded by the coding sequence ATGAAAGGGAAAATTCTGGTTTTACTTCTGGTATTTGTGTTTCTGTTTGCTTCCGGTTGTGCCGGAGAAGACTCAGAGGCCGCATCTGAGGAATCAGATTTAGAAGCCTCTGCAGAGCCGCAGGATGATGTACAGCAGGAAAATGTTAGTTCTGGGTCCGCAAAGGATCATGTTGTCCGCCTTGAATACTACAAAGTAATAAGACCTTCAGAACTGGATGTCCAGACAGGCGATACGGTCTCATGGTGGAGCGGAAAAAGGCAGGGAACCTATATTCTCGTCAGTGAAGAAGGACTCTTTGAGGATCAGGAACTTGCTTACAGTGTTCCCTATAGCTATACTTTTAACAAGCCCGGATCATATCTTTTCACTGTAAAAGATGTTCCGGAAATGAATGTTACTATCAGGGTGAACTGA
- a CDS encoding redox-regulated ATPase YchF, protein MSMTIGLAGKPNAGKSTFFKAATLADVEIANYPFTTINANHGVTYVRAECPCKEKGKTCGKCVDGVRLVPIDIIDVAGLVPDACKGRGLGNTFLDELRQAQAIIHVVDASGGTDAEGNPVDIGDHNPLDDVAFLNREITMWLYGILERNWVKLSRKIQAEGLKLEVVISEQLAGAGIKESHVNAALIETGLSRIDHIKWTEEDMIRLCDTMREISKPMLIAANKTDIAPRENLEKLRELDRIVVSTSAAAELVLRSAAKAGVIKYTPGDRDFELLTEEITKAQKKGLEAIHKVLERFGTTGIQECINRTVFELLDLIVVYPVEDEGKWSDKLGNMLPDAYLMKKGSTCHDLAYQIHTEIGDRFLYAVDARTRLRLGEKHELKNGDVIKIVSTAK, encoded by the coding sequence ATGTCGATGACCATAGGCCTTGCAGGAAAGCCCAATGCGGGCAAATCCACCTTTTTTAAAGCGGCTACCCTTGCAGATGTTGAGATTGCAAACTATCCTTTCACAACCATAAATGCCAACCACGGCGTCACATATGTCCGGGCGGAATGCCCGTGCAAAGAGAAAGGAAAAACATGCGGGAAGTGCGTGGACGGGGTCAGGCTTGTTCCTATTGACATTATAGATGTTGCAGGGCTTGTGCCTGACGCATGTAAAGGCAGAGGGCTTGGAAACACATTCCTGGACGAACTCAGGCAGGCTCAGGCAATAATTCACGTGGTAGATGCCTCAGGCGGGACGGACGCTGAAGGCAACCCTGTGGATATCGGAGACCACAACCCCCTTGACGACGTGGCTTTCCTGAACAGGGAAATTACGATGTGGCTTTACGGGATTCTTGAGAGGAACTGGGTCAAGCTTTCCAGAAAAATCCAGGCTGAAGGGCTCAAGCTTGAAGTGGTAATTTCAGAACAGCTTGCCGGAGCAGGGATAAAGGAATCTCATGTAAACGCCGCCTTGATTGAAACAGGGCTTTCAAGGATAGATCATATTAAGTGGACTGAAGAAGACATGATACGCCTCTGCGATACCATGAGGGAGATAAGCAAGCCCATGCTTATCGCAGCAAACAAGACTGATATTGCCCCGAGAGAGAACCTGGAAAAACTCAGAGAACTTGACAGGATAGTAGTATCTACAAGTGCAGCAGCTGAACTGGTTTTAAGGTCAGCTGCAAAGGCAGGGGTAATAAAATACACCCCCGGAGATAGAGATTTCGAGCTGCTTACGGAAGAGATTACAAAAGCCCAGAAAAAAGGGCTTGAAGCCATCCATAAGGTACTTGAGCGGTTCGGCACTACAGGCATTCAGGAGTGCATTAACAGGACTGTCTTTGAACTTCTGGACCTGATTGTAGTATATCCGGTAGAAGATGAAGGGAAATGGTCTGACAAACTTGGAAATATGCTTCCGGATGCTTATCTCATGAAAAAGGGATCTACCTGCCACGATCTCGCATACCAGATCCATACAGAAATAGGAGACCGTTTCCTGTACGCAGTGGATGCAAGGACAAGGCTGAGGCTCGGGGAAAAACATGAACTGAAAAATGGAGATGTAATAAAAATTGTATCTACTGCAAAGTAA
- a CDS encoding DUF5817 domain-containing protein: MEFGERTGSHYVVVVCPKCRQHAQISETGKKTLRCQKCGALLHARKLRVFGSFEELPEAVDFRTRLQAEISGKGKETFSLKTFSEDSGSSGFENEAVQKKAQPLASGAAPGNISVKRDQKSIMSEILKSSCGKMKIEEFREEALEKGISKERFEIILKKLLETGELYSPEPGVVKLI; this comes from the coding sequence ATGGAGTTTGGGGAAAGGACAGGAAGTCATTATGTTGTGGTTGTCTGCCCTAAATGCAGGCAGCATGCTCAGATAAGCGAAACCGGAAAAAAGACTCTGAGATGCCAGAAATGCGGAGCACTCCTGCATGCTCGAAAACTTAGAGTGTTCGGTTCTTTTGAGGAATTACCTGAAGCTGTGGACTTCAGGACTCGTCTGCAAGCTGAGATTTCCGGAAAAGGAAAAGAAACTTTTTCCCTGAAAACCTTTTCAGAAGATTCTGGCAGCTCAGGTTTTGAAAACGAAGCTGTACAGAAAAAGGCACAACCTCTGGCATCAGGAGCTGCTCCCGGAAATATATCAGTTAAAAGAGACCAGAAGTCAATCATGAGTGAGATCCTTAAATCTTCATGTGGGAAGATGAAGATAGAAGAGTTTCGTGAGGAAGCTCTGGAAAAAGGGATAAGTAAGGAAAGGTTTGAGATAATCCTGAAAAAACTTCTGGAAACAGGAGAGCTTTATTCTCCGGAACCAGGGGTTGTAAAACTCATATAA
- the nrpRI gene encoding global nitrogen regulator NrpRI, with translation MMDPQIERKLIEIMRVIHESDKPIGARAIADELNNRGYDIGERAVRYHLRILDERGFTRKHGYAGRTLTDLGENEMNDALIGDRFGFVISRIEEMAFRTTYNPETDKGDVVVNISYFDKDDFETVIELISYTAHAGYMISPRVRIFEEDSLEMSLPPGKIGIATVCSVTFDGLLLKAGIPVEPAYGGILQIENKKPARFLDLISYSGTSIDPIKIFMNRTPTSVLEVLEKGEGKILANMRQINSSAYEMTGKILKKAEKVGLAGCITLGEIDEYLLGAPVETGKFGAAVVGGINGICALEETGIEIETNPISTMLDYQTMKEI, from the coding sequence ATGATGGATCCGCAAATAGAAAGAAAACTCATTGAAATCATGAGGGTGATTCATGAAAGTGACAAGCCCATAGGTGCCCGGGCTATAGCTGATGAACTGAACAACCGGGGCTATGATATAGGAGAGCGGGCTGTCCGTTACCACCTCAGGATCCTGGATGAGAGAGGGTTTACACGCAAGCACGGATACGCCGGGCGTACACTTACTGATCTTGGGGAAAACGAAATGAATGACGCCCTCATTGGGGACCGTTTCGGTTTTGTAATATCCAGGATAGAAGAAATGGCATTCAGAACCACCTATAACCCTGAAACTGACAAAGGGGATGTTGTGGTAAATATCTCTTATTTTGACAAAGATGATTTCGAAACTGTTATCGAGTTAATTTCGTATACTGCTCACGCAGGCTATATGATAAGCCCGAGAGTAAGAATTTTCGAAGAGGATTCGCTGGAAATGTCTTTGCCTCCGGGGAAAATAGGAATAGCTACCGTGTGCAGCGTCACTTTTGACGGGCTTCTTCTGAAAGCAGGAATTCCCGTAGAACCTGCTTACGGAGGGATACTCCAGATAGAAAACAAAAAACCTGCACGTTTCCTTGACCTTATTTCTTACAGCGGGACCTCTATAGACCCAATAAAGATTTTTATGAATAGGACTCCTACTTCAGTTCTTGAAGTACTTGAGAAAGGGGAAGGAAAAATACTTGCCAATATGCGTCAGATAAATTCCTCTGCTTACGAGATGACAGGAAAAATTTTGAAAAAAGCAGAAAAAGTGGGTCTTGCAGGCTGTATCACTCTGGGAGAAATTGATGAGTATTTACTTGGAGCTCCGGTTGAAACCGGAAAGTTCGGGGCTGCGGTAGTGGGAGGAATTAATGGGATCTGCGCACTTGAGGAAACAGGAATTGAAATAGAGACAAACCCAATTTCTACCATGCTGGATTATCAGACAATGAAAGAGATATAA
- a CDS encoding undecaprenyl diphosphate synthase family protein has protein sequence MDLLSFGQPLYERYLSWQITRSATKIPAHVALILKEADLLEYKGIEKLLTALLTFRKFKVELVSIYVDILKADQTMKAELASTLGEQLEESFMGLPSGTGYEICGLEGEVNCSRQGKDFFVYLSLGFGGRGEITRAVISILDEVKAGRIRPEEVDEKMLESHLLVKHEPDIMIRSGGQKLSDFLVWQSVYSELYFTDVNWKDVRKIDLLRVIRDFQKRQRRYGK, from the coding sequence ATGGACCTGCTTTCCTTTGGTCAGCCACTTTATGAGAGGTATCTGTCCTGGCAAATCACAAGGTCAGCTACAAAGATCCCTGCACATGTGGCTCTTATTCTCAAAGAGGCCGACCTCCTCGAATATAAAGGGATTGAAAAACTCCTGACCGCGCTTCTTACATTCAGAAAGTTTAAGGTGGAACTCGTAAGCATTTATGTGGACATCCTGAAGGCTGACCAGACTATGAAAGCCGAGCTTGCCTCAACTCTTGGTGAACAGCTGGAAGAAAGTTTTATGGGCCTTCCTTCCGGAACAGGGTACGAAATATGCGGTCTTGAGGGGGAAGTAAATTGCAGCCGGCAGGGCAAGGATTTTTTTGTATATCTGTCCCTTGGTTTTGGAGGGAGAGGGGAAATCACCAGGGCTGTAATTTCTATACTTGACGAAGTTAAGGCAGGGCGCATCAGGCCTGAAGAAGTTGACGAAAAAATGCTTGAATCACACCTCCTTGTTAAGCATGAGCCGGATATAATGATCCGTTCAGGAGGGCAGAAGCTTTCGGATTTCCTTGTCTGGCAGTCCGTATATTCGGAACTGTATTTTACGGATGTTAACTGGAAAGATGTAAGGAAAATAGATCTCCTGAGAGTAATCAGGGACTTTCAGAAAAGACAGAGAAGGTACGGGAAATAA
- a CDS encoding MBL fold metallo-hydrolase has protein sequence MLRLTVLYDNEACPGLTGSWGFSALIETGTETLLFDTGWDGTLLLKNMEKIGIDPACVNKLVLSHQHWDHIGGLPEILNANSGITVYVPASFSENLKREIRKRAELIEVKESIEISDGIWSTGELGEKIKEQSLVLCTEKGSYVLTGCAHPGIAAILDAALCHGEVKGIIGGLHDDDRFERLEGMELIAAGHCTTHKEKIKELFRTKFMETQAGLKLELTTY, from the coding sequence ATGCTCAGGCTGACAGTGTTGTACGATAATGAAGCATGTCCCGGTTTAACAGGAAGCTGGGGGTTTTCAGCTCTAATTGAAACAGGCACTGAAACCCTTCTTTTCGACACAGGCTGGGATGGGACTCTTCTTCTAAAGAATATGGAGAAAATAGGCATTGACCCTGCCTGTGTAAATAAACTGGTTCTTTCCCATCAGCATTGGGACCATATAGGCGGTCTGCCAGAAATCCTTAACGCAAACTCCGGCATTACAGTTTATGTTCCTGCATCTTTTTCAGAGAACCTCAAAAGGGAAATCCGGAAGAGAGCTGAGCTGATAGAGGTGAAGGAGTCTATTGAGATATCTGATGGCATCTGGAGTACAGGGGAACTGGGAGAAAAAATAAAGGAACAGTCCCTGGTTCTGTGTACGGAGAAAGGATCCTACGTCCTTACGGGCTGTGCTCACCCAGGCATTGCCGCAATTCTGGACGCTGCTCTTTGTCACGGAGAAGTTAAAGGAATTATTGGCGGCTTGCACGACGATGACAGATTTGAGAGGCTCGAAGGAATGGAACTGATAGCAGCCGGACACTGCACAACCCATAAGGAAAAAATAAAAGAGCTTTTCCGCACGAAATTTATGGAAACTCAAGCTGGCCTGAAACTGGAGTTAACAACATATTAA